The proteins below are encoded in one region of Stieleria sp. JC731:
- a CDS encoding Gfo/Idh/MocA family protein — MSTTRRQFIKTTAAASAIATTALSSTESVQAQEDSGKLRLASIGVGGSRGRYNRGGQIAREAARFANMVAVCDVDKLHTEEFNKSFGGKLNEYTDYREMLEKEKPQVVTIGTPDHWHVPIAIAALRSGADVYCEKPLTLTIDEGKQICKVVEETGQVFQVGTQQRSTKDKFLTAIAMVHSGRLGKNVNAYVAIGGAPGDGPFDYTEAPEGLDWNMWVGPAPDADYCEQRRRMFRWYFDYSGGKMTDWGAHHIDIAQWALAPGETGPTRIKGTGTFPKIVPSDFDWASYLDGEATLPNGYNTATEFSIDLKYDNGSLINVNNHYKRESDNVDFPNGILFEGDKGRIFVNRGKLAGAPVDALTDADKQEIDEYITELCKGKRPGNHMGNFFDCIEDRSKPISDVWSHHRTMTSCHLCNIALMTGRELQWDPKQQMFIDDDDANRYLSRKSRQFDTVA; from the coding sequence ATGTCTACAACGCGTCGGCAATTTATAAAAACGACCGCAGCAGCTTCCGCGATCGCCACGACCGCACTGTCATCTACAGAATCGGTTCAGGCTCAGGAAGATTCCGGAAAGTTGCGACTTGCATCGATCGGTGTTGGTGGCTCACGTGGACGTTACAACCGCGGCGGCCAGATCGCTCGTGAAGCGGCACGATTCGCGAATATGGTTGCGGTCTGCGACGTCGACAAATTGCATACCGAAGAATTCAACAAGTCTTTCGGTGGCAAGTTGAATGAGTACACCGACTATCGGGAAATGCTGGAAAAGGAAAAGCCACAGGTTGTCACCATCGGCACGCCGGACCACTGGCATGTGCCGATCGCGATCGCTGCCCTGCGAAGTGGCGCCGATGTCTATTGTGAAAAGCCGCTGACGTTGACGATCGACGAAGGCAAACAGATTTGCAAAGTCGTCGAAGAGACCGGGCAAGTTTTTCAGGTGGGAACACAACAGCGAAGCACGAAAGACAAATTCTTGACTGCTATCGCGATGGTCCATTCGGGACGACTGGGTAAGAACGTCAATGCTTATGTCGCGATCGGTGGTGCCCCAGGCGACGGGCCATTTGATTACACAGAGGCTCCCGAAGGTCTCGACTGGAACATGTGGGTTGGGCCGGCACCCGATGCGGATTACTGCGAACAACGGCGTCGCATGTTCCGATGGTATTTCGATTATTCCGGCGGCAAAATGACCGACTGGGGAGCCCACCACATCGATATCGCTCAGTGGGCGCTTGCTCCAGGTGAGACCGGCCCTACGCGAATCAAAGGCACCGGCACGTTTCCGAAGATCGTCCCGAGCGATTTTGACTGGGCGAGTTACTTGGATGGCGAAGCGACGTTGCCAAACGGTTACAACACCGCGACTGAGTTCAGTATCGATCTGAAGTATGACAACGGTTCATTGATCAATGTGAACAACCACTACAAACGCGAAAGCGATAATGTGGACTTCCCCAACGGCATTCTGTTCGAAGGTGACAAAGGTCGGATCTTTGTCAACCGTGGCAAACTAGCTGGGGCTCCGGTGGACGCATTGACTGATGCTGACAAGCAGGAAATCGATGAGTACATCACTGAGCTGTGCAAAGGCAAACGGCCTGGCAATCACATGGGCAACTTCTTCGATTGCATCGAAGATCGAAGCAAACCGATTTCAGATGTGTGGTCACACCATCGCACGATGACCTCCTGTCACCTGTGCAATATCGCTTTGATGACCGGGCGAGAGTTGCAATGGGATCCGAAACAGCAGATGTTCATCGATGATGATGACGCCAACCGATATCTCAGTCGCAAGTCGCGGCAATTCGATACCGTCGCGTAA